The genomic window cggtccccaaccgttttcctgccacggaccggtttcatgccgtgaaatcttttcgcggaccgggggggcgggtataccggtaattaaatttaaaaagaggaatataatcttaccaataaactttatattatgcacttgcaataactattaaataaatatttaatagttacacaatatctactcaccataaattgtggtcccaataattacttctgtccttcatgttttttgtttcataaattccacatcctttttttttaatccaggttcttgttttttaatccgggttcttgttttttaatccgggttcttgtcttttaatccgggttctggtctcaggtttgaacccttcattgctcgttaacggagcgaatcagctgttaatacccgagttttaagtcttagtcctggtttctcttcttggaggtcgtcggcgcctcttcttcctcctcttcttcctcctcttctttctcctcttcttcctcctcagttggacttttttcctcggcaaagaagctctccaaagacttttgtttctttttattaatttttgcgagttcacggctgttttttttagcaacgtatcaagacgcgattgttacgttggagaaaatccgttcgttttttcaaagtaaaacaccttttagacgctaataatcgatacaacggaaattgtatacattagttgttctttctgtgcggcccggtaacaaatgcctcacggaccggtaccgggccgcggcccggtggttggggacccctgatctagcGTGCTCAGTGCAAAGCTGAAGGTACACATGAATTTAGGACGCGATCCTTGATggtgaaaaaaataacataaaaatcaaCAATGTAATCACCACAGCCGCTCTCATCCTACAGGACGACGCCTTCTCCCCTTCCTCGACatctgaggaagatgagagtGAAAGGAAGCCGCAGAAGAAGCTGAGCCAAAAGAAGATCAGGAAAAGGATCTCCAAGTTCTTTAGGATAAAGttggacaaggacaaggaggagCATGAATCCAGTCCTCAGAGGCCTTCAACATTGTCCATCGACAAGGAACCAGCGCCTTCGCCAAATGTCACCTCTCCAAGTAAGCGCCTCCGTTGAACCCACACGCCGCTCCAGAATGAGGCGCCGTCGGAGCGTTGCTATCGTGAGCAACGCTAGCATCAGTTAGTAGGCCTCATGACACAGCTTATTATACACTctgctagggggggggggggggtgcagaaaccagctctgacatcatcacatttACATCCACCCACCTGAATCAATGATCTTAGGTTCAGAGACTTTGCTGTCAAGGACCACGTACCTGTAGGGTGTAACAACGGGACATCAGGGGCAGGCGCACAACATGGCAGGTGTCTCGGATTTCATTGGATCAATCTCACGGCCGAGCATAACCATGAACAATGAAGGCACTAAATAAAATCTCTTTACACCCAGAGAGCAAAAGAGAGTTCAATACCCTAAATATACACGCTCCAACGTTGTTCATGTACAACAAAGTATTTCTGGGGCTGGTTGTGAGCGGTGTTCATGCGTATTTGAACACATGAGCTACATTTGAATGGAAGAATCGCGGCTTTCATCTAAGACGAATGTGTCTCATGTTCAGACCATCCCTCTGAGTTCTACAGCGACGTAGCAGAGAAACTGGACAAGATTGCCAAGAGGTCAACCAGTGTAAAGAAGCGTCCCAGCATCCAGTCGTCACCAGGTAACCACACGCACGAGAATTTATTTTGTCGAGCAGTAAAGATTCATCGTCGTGAGCAGTACTGCATTCATCTGGCGTTTTACTGATCAGGTTGCTGTACTGAGAGATTCGGTGTGTTTGTATAATTTAGGCTTGTGTGGCTGTAGGCTGCTGTGACGAAGCCAAAGGGTGCCAGCTGTCCTCGGAGTCCAAATAGGTCTTGACAATGCAGCTTTGAGTATCGCCAACCGTCCCTTGATAAACGGAATCGTCTCGTATTTGGACGCAGGCATACGCGTCCCGCGTTGAGCAGGCAGGGGACGCTTTTTATCCCCTATTTCCCCGAGGATCAAAAAGAACTGCTATGTGTCTATGTTGTCAATGAACAACACGGCGATTTTATATGAGAATTTACGGCaatactttttctttctttctaacttgtctgcatttgtgctcgaaAATGGCAACATACgtgacgtcagtcactgttcGAGTTTCATGCAACTTATTTGTAATGCCTCTGggcagactagcctatcatgttttattaagtgcTATTTCCAAGTTACGCCATCGAGGGCTGTGGTACAACGTGGTGAAACCTGGAACCAATGAGATGGAAAGACACAAAGTGAAGAACAGagagtgttctgaggagagtgcagtggatttatttgtgcttgttctccccctctcatccaaccataaTTCCAAGAGTTATCCCTAAACACCAGATTCGCGAAGGTCTCGAGAGgagattctggatcatcagGGTCTCAGGaaatctgaggaagaggaggcagagcagagtgagggccacaggcactgacccagcaacctgcACTGGCTCAGAGACcggggggaggagttaactcttgtattgagttttgattggtgctcgTGTGGTGGATCTAGCATGCATGAAGCCTCCAGGAAAGAGCTTTCAACCCGGGCCCAATAAGGGCAGCACGGCCCCCCAGAACACCCCAAGCCAAAACGGCACCcccgagaacgacccccgggggCCCTACAGGGGCTaactgcagaagaagcagccCAGGGTACCGGAGTGGCAATTACAGCAGTCCCAATGCCACGCCCCCACTctgggaaaaagaaaaggtctAGCTGCAAAAGGTGCATGAATTATTCACACCAAACCATGTGTGCCAGTAGGATGCTGGGCTTTTCAGCTGAATAGCCATTCAGTGTTGGCATTCCGGTGATTCGTGTATCTACTGCCCAAACTACACCGACTGGTACTGCATTCAGCAAACTGGCATAAACGAGCAAACTGTTAGGGTTTATTCCGGCacgtaatcacgttgtggactTCCATCTGATATGGAATTTCCCTACAAAACCTTTAAAGGTTGCGCTGTAACACCCGTCCCTCACCGACTGTCACTCTTTGTTTTAGTGGTGTGTGAAAAAGAAGATGTGGTGCAACAGCTGGTTCAGGTGCTCTCTCTCGAAGGAGATTCCATCAACACTAAGGTAGGTAGTTTATCACACGTGTATAAAGGTAAATTAGCCATTTGTACTTGGATGAGGAGTCTgcgtgttctccctgtgtccgtttgggttctctctgggttctctctgggttctccggcttcctcccaccaccaaaaacaggcCGCTTTGGTGACTTCGTTGCGCTacattgcccgtaggtgtgacttgattgtctgtgtgtggccccgcttgttcggggtgtaccccgcctctcgcccgcagactgctgggataggctccagcatgaccccccGACCCCGTTACGGATACAGCAGCAGAgcttagatcaggggtgggcaaacgttttgactcgcgggccacaataggttctaaaatttgacagaggggccggaccaagcacagatggatggGGCGTTTGTGTgggctaatataaatgacacatgaaagctattgcattaaaggatttggccttttacaggcagcattacagagaaaaggtcaaatgaatcaggtttaattataatacaattttatttaatgatataatttggaaaagtttggcgggccggattaaaaagaccaacgggccgcatatggcccccgggcctgggttttcCCATGCCTGGCTGAGATGAACCTTGAGGTGAATGAGTGAACCAGATGATTTGATTTCACCAGGCCTTGAGTTTCCACAGGAGGTGGCTTTGGTCTGTCTGACCCAGGCCTGGTGTTCTTTCCTCCTGCCTGAATGAATGGGCAAAGAGACTTTGCTGACcatgaccagaggtgagaggaggaacgtAGATTGGCCGGTAAATCAAGAACTTTCGGCTCAGCGCCTtttcaccacgacagaccgatacGACGACCGCATCACTGCGGCACCGATCCGCatgtcaatctcacgctccatccttccctcactcctaAACAAGAACCCAAATACTGGAGCTTTGAGTCATGACCGAAGGTGGCAAAGGGTGGGGTAGATATTTAAGTCCAGGGGGAACTTGGCAAAATCACATTTCCAGTCCATGTGCAGTTTGTACATGACTAGTAGTCCCAGTCGGATAACAGGAATAAGAGTTGATGGGGACAGAGTGGAAGCAAACACGAAAGCTTTAttgttgcaatttaaaaaagacaGTGGAGTGAAAAATGGAGCGGGAGAACCTTAAGGGGAAGAAACGATACATGCGCTATGATGAATGAACACATGGTCACAGAAGAAAGCAAATCTACGAACTAACATATACTGGTGGCCGGCAGGAGAATGGCACCATAGGAAGACTCATTCACGGGGAGTCGGCCAGGATACTGTCCACAATACGGGGGGGTCCTCACTTTGCGACTCGTAGGATTTAAGACGGGCTTTCTGAATTTTAagtttagcgacaaggaatcgctgttgctgctgtggcgTCATGAGAGAGTACGTACgtacatgtacagtataaatggcctatacgtatgcaaatataaaaaaagtgaCCACACAAAACGTCTGCCGATTCTCGGGGTTTCGTTTAGCGACAGTATCTTTTAGCAATGAGGACTTTGAAACGTGGTTCCGTCgctaagtgaggaccagctgtaatTACTATTATATAAACTAAGCATAATAGTTTCACCAGACTTGACACATCTGGTGTAATAATGTGGATAAACGGAGCCCATGGCAGTTCTAGGGTTAACATGACAGCAGGAAGCTGAACGCCGATGTGAGCAGAATGCCCGGAATGCAAACAACGTTTGTTCCTGATTGGCCGGTAGACGGCTGGAGCTGGTCTGGGAAGTTCCCTCCCCCCCAGTAAAGGCACACTGCTTTGCTGCCCAGCAGGTAGAAATACCTCAGTAGAGCCACATCAGATACAAATCTGATGAATATACAAGCAATAAAACCACGAGGTCGTGCAGCTcatctgcatgcgtgtgtgaagTACCGGCTGGATTTCTAAATCATTTGAAATGTATTGAATTTGTTTCCAGATCCAGTCCAACCCTTTCCTGCGCTCCAGCTTGTCTCGCCTGTCCTACCCATCCTTCGCCAGGCTTCTGGACACATTCAGTAGCAGTCACATGACTGAGGCGCTCGTGCCGCAGCCTCCTGCTAGTCCGACGTTGCGGCGTATGGCCGTCACCATGGAGGTATCACGAAGGATAGTGACGGCGACCGGAACACATCGCATGCAAGGCTATGCAGAGTGCTACATGGAGAACTTTGCCCCTTGGGTCAAGAAC from Brachionichthys hirsutus isolate HB-005 chromosome 16, CSIRO-AGI_Bhir_v1, whole genome shotgun sequence includes these protein-coding regions:
- the bcl2l12 gene encoding bcl-2-like protein 12; the encoded protein is MSASAELRSSVSSLSLVEYKAETNLVLQAFLKRTVALPLTERPGRIGGAYRDHNDRSKPQLKPKDGQDQKADDAASGEERKTGFKDRIKQLPLRNSFLRPSKDSRGSLDSRTRRLRDQLEDDAFSPSSTSEEDESERKPQKKLSQKKIRKRISKFFRIKLDKDKEEHESSPQRPSTLSIDKEPAPSPNVTSPNHPSEFYSDVAEKLDKIAKRSTSVKKRPSIQSSPVVCEKEDVVQQLVQVLSLEGDSINTKIQSNPFLRSSLSRLSYPSFARLLDTFSSSHMTEALVPQPPASPTLRRMAVTMEVSRRIVTATGTHRMQGYAECYMENFAPWVKNHGGWEKLMDLEEYD